The Vulcanimicrobium alpinum sequence CTGCCGATGCAGCACGTCGACGCGTGGCGCAAGCGCGGCGAGCCGTTGCCGCCGGCGACCAAAGAGTGCCCGTACTGCCTCGAGACCGTCCCCGTCGCCGCGAGTAAGTGCCGCGCGTGCACGTCGGCGCTCGGAGTCGCTTCGGCCTGAGGCGTCGAAGCGCCGCGGTACCATGCTGATCAACGCCGTCGTGTACACCGTCCCCGAAGACCGCGCCGACGAGGTCGAGCGCATGTTCGCCGAGCTCGCGGCCGCATCGCGCAAGGAGCCGGGATGCCTCGGCTACGAGGTGATGCGCGGCGGCGAGGGAGCGCGCGGAACGTTCGCGCTCTTCG is a genomic window containing:
- a CDS encoding putative quinol monooxygenase — protein: MLINAVVYTVPEDRADEVERMFAELAAASRKEPGCLGYEVMRGGEGARGTFALFEKWRDQAALDEHMAAEHFIRLGLNGVRPIATGRTAVKGALVA